A window of the Thalassophryne amazonica chromosome 11, fThaAma1.1, whole genome shotgun sequence genome harbors these coding sequences:
- the gar1 gene encoding H/ACA ribonucleoprotein complex subunit 1 — MSFRGGGGRGGGRGGGFNRGGGGFNRGGGGFNRGGGGGRGGFGGGRGGFGGGRGGFNRHQDYGPPEHVVALGEFMHPCEDDIVCKCTTDDNKVPYFNAPVYLENKEQIGKVDEIFGQLRDFYFSVKLSENMKASSFKKLQKFYIDPMKLLPLQRFLPRPPGEKGPPRGGRGGGRGGGRGGGFRGGRGGGGRGGFGRGGGGGFRGRGGGGGGGGGRGFRGGK; from the exons ATGTCTTTCAGAGGAGGAGGTGGACGAGGTGGTGGGCGCGGGGGAGGGTTTAACCGGGGTGGGGGAGGGTTTAACCGAGGTGGTGGCGGGTTTAACCGGGGTGGCGGCGGTGGCAGAGGAGGATTTGGTGGCGGCAGAGGAGGATTTGGTGGAGGTAGAGGTGGTTTTAACAGACATCAAGATTATGGTCCTCCAGAACATGTTGTAG ctctgggAGAGTTCATGCATCCATGTGAGGATGACATTGTTTGCAAGTGTACGACAGACGACAATAAAGTTCCTTACTTTAACGCACCAGTCTACCTGGAAAACAAGGAGCAGATAGGGAAAGTTGATGAAATATTTGGCCAGCTGCGGGATTTT TATTTTTCAGTAAAACTTTCTGAAAATATGAAGGCGTCTTCATTCAAAAAGTTACAGAAG TTTTACATAGACCCAATGAAGCTCCTCCCACTGCAGAGATTCCTCCCCAGGCCACCAGGAGAGAAGGGTCCACCAAGAGGAGGTCGAGGTGGAGGAAGGGGCGGTGGTCGTGGAG GCGGATTTCGTGGTGGCAGGGGCGGAGGTGGTCGTGGTGGATTTGGACGCGGTGGAGGAGGGGGCTTCAGGggtagaggaggaggaggaggaggtggaggtggcCGGGGTTTCAGAG GTGGGAAATGA